A genomic region of Gemmata massiliana contains the following coding sequences:
- a CDS encoding DUF1501 domain-containing protein, with product MPALSHPHFTRRDAIQAGAVGLLGLGLGELNVLRAAEKHAAKSVIYVFLSGGLAQHESFDPKPDAPDAIRGEFGSIATKTPGLRVTEHLPKLAACSDKWCVVRSLTHKSNDHSLAHHIMLTGRSDTPVGFNSNAPKPTDHPSLAAIAGAVTKARNNLPPALVLPDKIVHNSGRVLPGQFAGVMGRARDPWFLEASAFEPKAYGAYPEYEFDHQHRSFDAKRKAFTIPDLSLPQGVTSDRFGSRLDVLKHLDAQRKALESNANTGAFSRSRADAVSLLTDARVRAAFDLNRAPARDLERYGNNAFGWSLLMSARLVEAGVNLVQVNLGNNESWDTHGNAFPNLKDKLLPPTDKALSALLGDLEQRGLLDSTLIVMAGEFGRTPRISTLTQHYKGPGRDHWGAVQSVWLAGGGVKGGTVIGSSDKTGAYPATDPQSPENFAATIYSALGLPKTVAWYDAETRPHHLYHADPMPVA from the coding sequence ATGCCCGCACTTTCCCACCCACATTTCACTCGTCGCGACGCGATCCAAGCCGGTGCCGTTGGGCTTCTTGGGCTCGGTCTCGGTGAACTCAACGTGCTGCGTGCCGCAGAGAAGCACGCGGCGAAGTCCGTGATCTACGTCTTCCTGTCCGGGGGACTGGCTCAGCACGAGAGCTTCGACCCGAAGCCGGACGCGCCCGACGCGATCCGCGGGGAATTCGGCAGCATCGCGACGAAAACGCCCGGGTTGCGCGTCACGGAACACCTGCCGAAACTCGCCGCGTGCAGTGACAAGTGGTGCGTGGTGCGGTCGCTGACGCACAAGTCGAACGACCACTCGCTCGCGCACCACATCATGCTCACGGGGCGCAGTGATACGCCGGTCGGCTTCAACTCCAACGCGCCAAAACCGACCGATCACCCGAGTTTGGCGGCCATCGCGGGCGCGGTTACCAAGGCGCGCAACAACCTGCCGCCGGCGCTCGTGCTGCCGGACAAGATCGTTCACAACTCCGGCCGCGTGTTGCCGGGACAGTTCGCGGGAGTGATGGGGCGCGCACGCGATCCGTGGTTTCTCGAAGCCAGTGCGTTCGAGCCGAAGGCTTACGGCGCGTACCCGGAGTACGAGTTCGACCACCAGCACCGCTCGTTCGATGCGAAGCGAAAGGCGTTCACGATCCCCGATCTGAGCTTACCGCAAGGCGTGACCAGTGATCGTTTCGGTAGCCGGTTGGACGTGCTTAAACATCTCGATGCCCAGCGCAAGGCACTCGAAAGCAACGCCAACACGGGCGCGTTCAGTCGCTCGCGCGCGGACGCGGTGAGTTTGTTGACAGATGCTCGCGTTCGGGCCGCGTTCGATTTGAACCGCGCGCCGGCACGCGACCTGGAACGGTACGGCAACAACGCTTTCGGTTGGTCGCTTCTGATGAGCGCGCGGTTGGTCGAAGCCGGCGTAAATCTCGTTCAGGTGAACCTGGGCAACAATGAAAGCTGGGACACGCACGGTAATGCGTTCCCGAACCTGAAGGACAAGCTGCTGCCGCCCACAGACAAGGCTCTCTCCGCGCTCCTCGGTGATTTGGAGCAACGCGGACTGCTCGATTCCACGCTGATCGTGATGGCCGGAGAGTTCGGGCGCACGCCGCGTATCAGCACACTCACCCAGCACTACAAGGGACCGGGGCGCGATCACTGGGGCGCTGTGCAGTCGGTGTGGCTGGCGGGTGGTGGTGTGAAAGGTGGAACGGTGATCGGCTCGTCCGATAAGACGGGTGCTTATCCAGCAACCGATCCACAGTCGCCGGAGAACTTCGCCGCAACAATCTACAGCGCGCTCGGCTTGCCGAAAACGGTTGCGTGGTACGACGCGGAAACTCGCCCGCACCACCTCTACCACGCCGATCCGATGCCCGTGGCGTAA
- a CDS encoding MotA/TolQ/ExbB proton channel family protein, which produces MIRSSSRFHSAGRFLCMAALAVVVLMMFSNVAHAQESPPPAEKLSGGELVWFMIKSLGFVFGPLLLAISVAMMALVVLLFLDLRMSSAIPPGFVDEFTDTVNKRKFKEAFDMARSDPSFLGQVLTAGMSRLQYGLEDAREAAMNTLESIKSDKEQKNNYNAVIATVGPMLGLVGTVYGMIESFSVLAKAKGGVNPSQLADGISHALVVTLFGVAVSVPAIFFNAFYRNRITRVTMDVGHIADDLLTQMYHNSKKAAGAPAATAPVPGAPPGTPPAPPPR; this is translated from the coding sequence ATGATTCGCTCGTCCTCTCGGTTCCACTCCGCCGGCCGGTTCCTGTGCATGGCCGCGCTCGCGGTCGTCGTGTTGATGATGTTCTCGAACGTCGCGCACGCACAAGAGAGTCCCCCGCCGGCCGAGAAGCTCAGCGGCGGCGAGTTGGTTTGGTTCATGATTAAGTCGCTCGGGTTCGTGTTCGGCCCGCTCCTGCTCGCCATCTCCGTCGCGATGATGGCGCTGGTCGTGCTCCTGTTCCTCGACCTGCGAATGAGTTCGGCCATTCCGCCGGGGTTCGTGGACGAGTTCACCGACACCGTGAACAAGCGGAAGTTTAAAGAAGCGTTCGATATGGCCCGGAGCGACCCGTCGTTCCTCGGGCAAGTGCTCACCGCCGGTATGAGCCGCCTCCAGTACGGACTGGAAGACGCGCGCGAAGCCGCGATGAACACCCTGGAGAGCATCAAGAGCGATAAAGAACAGAAGAATAACTACAACGCGGTCATCGCGACTGTCGGGCCGATGCTCGGACTGGTCGGTACCGTGTACGGGATGATCGAATCGTTCTCCGTGCTCGCGAAGGCGAAGGGCGGCGTCAACCCGTCCCAACTGGCCGACGGGATCTCGCACGCGCTGGTGGTGACACTGTTCGGGGTCGCCGTTTCGGTCCCCGCGATCTTCTTCAACGCCTTCTACCGCAACCGCATCACCCGCGTGACGATGGACGTGGGTCACATCGCCGACGACCTGCTCACGCAGATGTACCACAACTCGAAGAAAGCCGCCGGCGCACCCGCGGCCACGGCGCCCGTTCCGGGCGCGCCTCCGGGTACCCCTCCGGCGCCTCCGCCTCGCTAA
- a CDS encoding ExbD/TolR family protein produces the protein MSHGSSDKCEPNFTPLLDLVLQLVMFFMLCANFVMDQTNVEIKLPEAISAKAIESNENYVYYINVNEQGTVLFPPGDTPTDSLGNKLTATDKPKELEVILKRRAEEDKRAAGPGNEDKPLRTLIILRVHKLCPFEKTSAIMRACRAAGYARIQLRAVIYNNPEG, from the coding sequence ATGAGCCACGGAAGTAGCGATAAGTGCGAGCCGAACTTCACCCCACTGCTCGACCTCGTGTTGCAGTTGGTGATGTTCTTCATGCTCTGTGCCAACTTCGTCATGGACCAAACCAACGTCGAGATCAAGCTCCCGGAAGCGATCTCGGCGAAGGCGATCGAGTCGAACGAGAACTACGTCTACTACATCAACGTGAACGAGCAGGGCACGGTCCTCTTCCCACCCGGCGACACCCCCACCGACTCGCTCGGCAACAAACTTACCGCCACCGACAAGCCCAAAGAACTCGAAGTCATCCTGAAGCGCCGGGCAGAAGAAGACAAGCGCGCGGCCGGTCCGGGGAACGAGGACAAGCCGCTCCGCACGCTCATCATTCTGCGCGTTCACAAGCTGTGCCCGTTTGAAAAAACCTCCGCCATCATGCGCGCGTGCCGCGCGGCGGGCTACGCCCGCATCCAACTACGGGCGGTCATTTACAACAACCCCGAGGGCTGA
- a CDS encoding ExbD/TolR family protein: MLIHKRKRTQTDHVEPDLPITPMLDMSFQLLAFFIMTFKPAPTEGQIMLALPKQEGGLTAIADPLKTDIPPHFIVRVVSTDGGSIEKMTLIEEGSAKAVPKDLTGDAKVYQKELLDLAERLKQEQKVGKLTLEIHPKLLQDYVVQLVDIGLRAGFTDLSPVLLENKENKENKEPKN; this comes from the coding sequence ATGCTGATCCACAAACGCAAGCGCACCCAGACCGACCACGTCGAGCCGGACCTGCCCATCACCCCGATGCTCGATATGTCGTTCCAGTTGCTCGCGTTCTTCATCATGACCTTTAAACCGGCTCCGACCGAGGGCCAGATCATGCTCGCACTTCCCAAACAGGAGGGGGGGCTTACGGCGATCGCCGACCCACTCAAGACCGACATACCACCCCACTTCATCGTCCGCGTCGTCTCAACCGACGGCGGTTCAATCGAAAAGATGACTCTGATTGAAGAGGGCAGCGCCAAAGCCGTACCCAAAGACCTGACTGGCGACGCGAAGGTGTACCAGAAGGAGCTGCTCGACCTGGCCGAACGGCTGAAACAGGAGCAGAAAGTGGGTAAACTAACATTGGAGATCCACCCCAAGTTGCTCCAGGACTACGTCGTGCAACTGGTGGATATCGGCCTCCGCGCGGGCTTCACGGACCTCTCGCCCGTTCTCCTTGAGAACAAAGAGAACAAGGAAAACAAAGAGCCCAAAAACTGA
- a CDS encoding alpha/beta hydrolase family protein: MSRLSFALLFALIPTSFCAAEEPDRVALRKKMERAMGPLPGADRKVPLDAKVVSEEKLDGYGRLKVTFAVEKGDRVPAWLLVPNSATRDKKAPAMLCLHQTVAIGKDEPIGLGKQDSKAQALHLVKRGFVCLAPDYPSFGEYKCDFQAAFKRGDYQSGTMKAIWNNMRAVDYLQSLPEVDGERIGVIGHSLGGHNSMFTAAFDERLKVIVSSCGFCSFAKYYKGNLKGWTSERYMPLIAREFGNDPKKMPFDFSDVVTSFAPRAFLAVAPEKDDNFEVSGVRDVIVAAEPAYKALKATDKLKALYPDAGHDFPADARKTAYEFIEAELKK, translated from the coding sequence ATGTCGCGCCTTTCCTTCGCACTGCTATTTGCACTGATTCCCACTTCGTTCTGTGCAGCCGAGGAACCGGATCGCGTCGCGTTGCGCAAGAAGATGGAACGTGCGATGGGGCCGCTCCCCGGTGCCGACCGCAAGGTGCCGCTCGATGCGAAGGTCGTCAGCGAAGAGAAACTCGACGGCTACGGGCGCTTGAAGGTCACGTTCGCGGTAGAAAAGGGCGACCGCGTCCCGGCGTGGTTACTCGTTCCGAACAGTGCCACGCGCGACAAAAAAGCCCCCGCGATGCTCTGCTTGCACCAGACAGTTGCCATCGGAAAGGACGAACCGATTGGGTTGGGCAAGCAGGACAGCAAAGCCCAGGCGCTGCACCTCGTGAAGCGCGGGTTCGTGTGTCTTGCTCCTGATTACCCGAGTTTCGGTGAGTACAAGTGTGACTTCCAAGCCGCGTTCAAGCGCGGCGATTACCAGTCGGGCACGATGAAGGCCATCTGGAACAACATGCGTGCGGTGGACTACCTGCAATCGCTGCCGGAAGTGGACGGCGAGCGCATCGGCGTGATCGGGCACTCGCTCGGCGGGCACAACTCCATGTTCACGGCCGCGTTCGACGAGCGGCTGAAGGTGATCGTTTCGAGTTGCGGCTTTTGCAGTTTCGCGAAGTATTACAAAGGCAACCTGAAGGGTTGGACGAGCGAGCGGTACATGCCGCTCATCGCGCGGGAATTCGGCAACGATCCGAAGAAAATGCCGTTCGACTTCTCGGATGTGGTGACCAGTTTCGCTCCGCGTGCGTTTCTCGCGGTCGCCCCGGAGAAGGACGACAACTTTGAAGTGAGTGGCGTGCGGGACGTGATTGTGGCCGCCGAACCCGCATACAAAGCGCTCAAAGCGACCGATAAGTTGAAAGCGCTCTACCCCGACGCGGGTCACGACTTCCCCGCCGATGCCCGCAAGACCGCGTATGAGTTCATTGAGGCGGAATTAAAGAAGTAA
- a CDS encoding 3-keto-disaccharide hydrolase, translating to MRSAALALTSLLLVPLVALIPARAEPPKPEKFDETGFVPLFDGKTLNGWKVSAKTGHSGTTKNKSGGKWVVENGAIVGSQDVPGNGGIVITEKEYGDFEVALEMNNDYGPDSGLFLRSTDTGKCYQAMIDYHSNGNLMGIYGEGIGGKPHVLNFNFKKEVTDIEVKEYKPFPSPVSAEDWAKFWKHGEWNEVRARVEGNPPKITTWIKGVKFMEFQDTEKRLADKGGIALQVHGGGDYTKQFVRYRNIRVKDLSKK from the coding sequence ATGCGATCCGCTGCGCTCGCCCTCACGTCCCTGTTACTCGTTCCACTCGTCGCCCTGATACCGGCCCGCGCCGAACCGCCGAAGCCGGAAAAGTTCGACGAAACCGGCTTCGTTCCCCTCTTCGACGGCAAGACGCTCAACGGGTGGAAAGTGTCCGCGAAGACCGGTCACAGCGGCACGACCAAGAACAAGAGCGGCGGTAAGTGGGTGGTCGAGAACGGCGCTATCGTTGGCAGCCAGGACGTGCCCGGCAACGGCGGCATCGTCATCACCGAGAAGGAATATGGCGACTTCGAGGTGGCGCTGGAAATGAACAACGACTACGGTCCCGATAGCGGCCTCTTTCTCCGCAGCACGGACACGGGTAAGTGCTATCAAGCCATGATCGACTACCACTCCAACGGCAACCTGATGGGGATCTACGGCGAGGGGATCGGTGGCAAACCGCACGTCCTGAACTTCAACTTCAAGAAGGAAGTCACCGACATCGAGGTCAAGGAATACAAGCCGTTCCCAAGCCCGGTGAGTGCCGAAGATTGGGCGAAGTTCTGGAAGCACGGCGAATGGAATGAAGTGCGCGCCCGGGTCGAGGGGAACCCGCCGAAGATCACGACCTGGATCAAGGGCGTGAAGTTCATGGAGTTCCAGGACACCGAGAAGCGGCTCGCGGATAAGGGTGGGATCGCGCTTCAGGTCCACGGCGGCGGCGATTACACCAAGCAGTTCGTTCGCTACCGCAACATCCGCGTCAAAGACCTGTCCAAGAAGTGA
- a CDS encoding DUF6585 family protein, which translates to MDLPDDEHLQWAHTELGEPDAFFRISRARFLTKLLLGVLLLLYGVVANYLWWVHGPATFGHFELLLLVFLPLSGATLLLHMYRNRGLYVLIYPTGLLRLRRGEVDSFPWAEIAHIQLKVQRATGAEFTYDSDGAPTACWIPVDVPTFKLWDAGLTVLREDGVEANFGSALTDYDQLAEQIQLRTFTALWPRIREQFFAGERLAFGELEIGFAGVRHNGKLLAWREVKEFVISQGKLSIKQTGKWLPWVLVDMASVPNPHVLFALVAEIQHLFAPSQQKPKPSPVKQQDEE; encoded by the coding sequence ATGGACCTGCCGGACGACGAGCACCTTCAGTGGGCGCACACCGAACTCGGTGAGCCGGATGCGTTCTTCCGCATCAGCCGGGCGCGGTTCCTGACCAAGCTTTTGCTCGGCGTCCTCCTGCTCCTGTACGGCGTCGTGGCGAACTATTTGTGGTGGGTCCACGGTCCCGCCACGTTCGGGCACTTTGAGCTATTACTGCTGGTGTTTCTGCCGCTCTCGGGCGCGACTCTGCTGCTGCACATGTACCGCAACCGCGGGCTGTATGTCCTCATCTACCCCACGGGCCTTTTGCGCTTACGGCGCGGCGAAGTGGACTCGTTCCCGTGGGCCGAGATCGCTCACATTCAACTGAAAGTGCAGCGCGCGACCGGTGCGGAGTTCACCTACGACAGCGACGGTGCGCCGACCGCGTGTTGGATTCCCGTTGATGTGCCCACGTTCAAGTTGTGGGACGCGGGACTCACGGTGCTGCGCGAGGACGGTGTGGAAGCGAACTTCGGTTCCGCACTCACCGACTACGATCAACTCGCTGAACAGATCCAGTTACGAACGTTCACGGCCCTCTGGCCTCGCATTCGGGAGCAGTTCTTCGCCGGCGAGCGCCTCGCATTTGGCGAACTCGAAATCGGCTTCGCGGGCGTGCGGCACAACGGCAAGCTGCTCGCGTGGCGCGAGGTAAAAGAGTTCGTCATCTCGCAGGGCAAGCTTTCGATCAAGCAGACCGGCAAATGGCTCCCGTGGGTGCTGGTGGACATGGCCAGCGTGCCGAATCCGCACGTGCTGTTCGCACTCGTTGCGGAGATTCAGCACCTGTTCGCCCCCTCACAGCAGAAACCGAAACCGAGTCCGGTCAAGCAACAGGACGAAGAGTGA
- the aroF gene encoding 3-deoxy-7-phosphoheptulonate synthase: protein MLVVMQSHAAQSQIDKVVQVIEGQGLTPHVMPGATRTAIGITGNTGAVDKSLFEVLPGVEEAIRVTKPYKLASREMKRDDTTIQLAQDTIGPKNFTIIAGPCSVESEVMTVKTAEHLVSRGVKFLRAGAFKPRSSPYSFQGLGLEGLRILEKARAETGIGIVTELMDTENASAVEESADIIQIGTRNMQNFSLLKRVGKCRKPVLLKRGMSATLEEWLMAAEYIMAGGNYQVILCERGVRTFSDHSRNTLDLSVIPPAKALCHLPIFVDPSHGTGKRAYVPAMSLASLAAGADGLLIEVHPEPDRAMSDGAQSLDFAALDALLTRLKALAPAFGRTV, encoded by the coding sequence ATGCTCGTTGTCATGCAGTCTCACGCCGCTCAGTCGCAAATCGACAAAGTGGTGCAGGTGATCGAGGGACAGGGATTGACCCCGCACGTCATGCCCGGCGCCACGCGAACCGCGATCGGGATCACCGGGAACACGGGGGCGGTCGATAAGTCGCTGTTTGAAGTGCTCCCCGGCGTTGAAGAGGCGATCCGCGTTACCAAACCGTACAAACTCGCTAGCCGCGAGATGAAGCGTGACGACACCACGATTCAGCTCGCGCAAGACACGATCGGCCCCAAGAACTTCACGATCATCGCCGGACCGTGCTCGGTCGAATCCGAGGTGATGACGGTCAAGACGGCCGAGCATCTCGTTTCGCGCGGCGTCAAGTTCCTGCGTGCCGGGGCATTCAAACCGCGTAGCAGCCCGTACAGTTTCCAGGGGTTGGGGCTCGAGGGGCTGCGCATTCTCGAAAAGGCCCGCGCCGAGACCGGCATCGGCATCGTCACCGAGCTGATGGACACTGAGAACGCGAGCGCCGTTGAAGAGTCCGCGGACATCATTCAGATCGGCACGCGGAACATGCAGAACTTCTCGCTGCTCAAGCGCGTGGGCAAGTGCCGCAAGCCGGTGCTGCTGAAGCGCGGGATGAGCGCGACGCTCGAAGAGTGGCTGATGGCGGCCGAGTACATCATGGCCGGCGGGAACTACCAAGTCATCCTGTGCGAGCGCGGCGTCCGGACGTTCTCCGACCACAGCCGCAACACGCTCGATCTCTCGGTGATCCCACCCGCGAAGGCGCTGTGCCACCTGCCGATCTTCGTGGACCCGAGCCACGGCACCGGTAAGCGCGCTTACGTCCCGGCAATGTCGCTCGCGTCACTGGCCGCGGGCGCGGACGGGTTACTGATCGAGGTCCACCCCGAACCGGACCGCGCGATGTCGGACGGCGCCCAGTCGCTCGACTTCGCCGCTCTCGACGCACTGCTCACTCGCCTCAAGGCGCTCGCGCCCGCGTTCGGCCGGACGGTGTAG